One part of the Clostridium thermosuccinogenes genome encodes these proteins:
- a CDS encoding YheC/YheD family protein, with protein MSNVFTVKACEDKNAKLVIHPETAEQIGLGRKKFAYACFGSHKYYTDIKMSSEVSEDSILLSHKLMEELRIPDYPVYEVRVNGNEINIGPYIGLLASAKNSNLTEGRLNKMMTYVREYSRVHGAIVVFALDRVDTANRLVEGYCFNPVKDCWQRGVFPYPSAIYRSIGLSEKWKNHFLSVIGDKMFNSRYFSKWEMYQWFSGDMGRYESHINIPYTQLYQSYQDVLDLTEKFGKIYVKPVSGLQGRGVVRISREDGAMVFQYREQGENYRIELKDPDEIIDFITKRFYQGRYLIQQGIDLLRYRGRIIDFRCVVQKDQSGKWVCKAIIGRCGDRESVVSNISSGGTAFPAVEILKRAMSSSEDEVLSMEEKIRDFAVRTCNTLDEYGINCGDLGVDVGIDSQGNLWLIEINNRDPDPTIALNINDWKLYYSLKAGRLYYAKLLAGFGSLE; from the coding sequence ATGAGTAATGTATTTACAGTAAAAGCATGTGAAGATAAAAATGCAAAACTGGTTATACATCCGGAAACGGCAGAGCAAATAGGGCTTGGTAGGAAGAAGTTTGCCTATGCATGCTTTGGCAGCCATAAATATTATACAGATATCAAAATGAGCAGTGAGGTGTCCGAAGATAGCATCCTGCTCTCGCATAAACTAATGGAGGAGCTGCGCATTCCTGATTATCCAGTATATGAGGTGCGCGTCAACGGAAATGAGATAAACATAGGCCCATATATCGGGCTTCTGGCCAGCGCAAAGAATTCCAACCTGACGGAAGGGCGCCTGAATAAGATGATGACCTATGTCAGGGAATATTCCAGGGTGCATGGAGCCATTGTGGTCTTTGCCCTGGACCGCGTAGACACAGCAAACCGGCTGGTGGAGGGATATTGCTTCAACCCGGTCAAAGACTGCTGGCAGAGGGGAGTATTTCCATACCCTTCCGCAATTTACCGCAGCATTGGACTCAGCGAAAAATGGAAAAATCACTTTTTGTCGGTCATAGGAGATAAAATGTTCAACAGCAGGTATTTCAGCAAGTGGGAGATGTATCAATGGTTTTCCGGGGATATGGGTAGATATGAAAGCCATATAAACATCCCATATACTCAGCTATACCAATCCTACCAGGATGTACTGGATTTGACTGAAAAATTCGGGAAGATATATGTAAAGCCGGTCTCAGGGCTCCAGGGAAGAGGAGTTGTCCGGATAAGCAGGGAAGACGGAGCAATGGTTTTCCAGTACCGCGAGCAGGGGGAAAATTACAGAATTGAGCTGAAGGATCCGGATGAAATAATCGATTTCATAACCAAGCGTTTTTATCAGGGAAGATATCTTATTCAGCAGGGGATAGACCTATTGAGATACAGAGGCCGGATAATTGATTTCAGGTGTGTTGTGCAAAAGGATCAATCCGGGAAATGGGTATGCAAAGCTATTATCGGACGGTGTGGAGACAGGGAAAGTGTTGTAAGCAATATTTCCAGCGGAGGAACAGCGTTTCCTGCGGTGGAGATTCTAAAAAGGGCCATGTCTTCGTCCGAAGATGAAGTCCTGTCCATGGAGGAAAAAATCCGGGATTTTGCAGTACGAACCTGCAACACACTGGATGAGTATGGAATAAACTGCGGAGATCTCGGAGTGGATGTGGGCATAGACAGCCAGGGTAACCTATGGCTTATAGAAATCAATAACCGGGACCCGGATCCAACTATAGCGCTAAATATCAATGACTGGAAGCTGTATTATTCTCTGAAAGCCGGGAGACTGTACTATGCCAAGCTGCTGGCAGGGTTTGGCAGCCTTGAATAA